The Campylobacter curvus genome includes the window TTGCGAGGCTGGAGCGGACGCCGTTTTGCTCCGTGCGAAATTTTTAAATGAGGAGGAATTTCGCACGCTTGCCATCAGCGTGAAGCAAATCTGCGATAAATTCGGGCGAGAATTTATCATCAATCAATTCTTTAACGTCGCTTGCGAGCTAAAAAGCTCCTTTTGGCTGACATCCGCACAGATAGATCTTTTGCAAAATTTTAGTGATACGAGCGATAAATTCGGGCTAAATTTTATCAAATTTAAAGATTTTAAAGATATGGCGACTAAATTTACAGCCGCAAGCCCTGCTCCTAAAATCTACGGCCCCGCTCACGACCTGGCTCAGGCCGAAATTTCAGCTAAATTTGCAGATATCCTGATCGCCTCTCATATCTTTGCGACCTCTTGTAAGGCTGGTCTAAAACCAAAAGGACTGGCTCTGATACGAAAGATAAAAGCTCGCGTCGATAGGCAGATCTACGCACTAGGCGGGATAAATAAGCTGAATTTTCGCTCCGTGCTTGACGTGGGAGCAGACGGGATCTGCCTCATGAGCGAAGCGATGAGATGCGAAAACGAGAGAGAATTTATAAATGGCTTCTTGGCGGATACTTTGGTATGACGCATATCTGCGAAATTTAAGCGTAGGCAAAGGGCGAGTGCGGTGCTTCACTCCTTATAAAGCCTAAAACATATATTGAAAGATAAAATGCTAAATTTTATGTATTATTTTACGTAAAACCACACGGAAAGCTCCGTGTGGTGCGAAATTTAGGCTATCTTTGTAGCGTCTACGATATTGTAATCAAGCCCCAGATCTTCTTTAGAAAGGCCAAGTGCCAGGCCTACTAGCTGAGATAGGTGGATGATCGGTAGTCTTGCGCTTGAGCCCGTGAAGTCTTGGTATCTTTCTTGATAGATGTCAAGCTGCATTTGGCAAAGCGGACAAGGCGTGACGACGCAGTCGGCTTTGTTTTCGCTGGCGTTGTTTACTATTTGGCTAGACATTTTCTTGACGGAATTTACAGCCGGATAAGATGCGTGAAAGCCACAGCAGTCAAGGCGCTTTTCAAATGGCACGATAGTAGCGCCAAGTGCACTCACGACAGTCTCAAAGCTCTTTGGATTTACAGAGCTTTCCCTGTTATCAAACGCCTTTTCAGGTCTTAGGCTATGACAGCCGTAAAACAAAGCGACCTTTAAATTTGAAAGCGGTTTGACGACTTTGCTTTTTAAATTTTCAACATTTTGATAAAGCACCCAAAGAAGGCTAGTTATCTCGTTTGAGCCCTCGTATTTCATATTTCCCTCTGCCAGGAAGGTGTTTATGCGATCTTTTGCACCCTTATCGAGTGTAGTTTTAGCGCGAGTTAGGGTCAGCATACATGTACTACAAGTAGTCAGCATCGGCATTTTCATCTGCTCGGCAAGCGCTATGTTTCTAGCGTTTGCTACAAGTGTCGCGATAGGATCGACGTCTTGTGCTTGAGAAGCCCCGCAGCAGCTCCAGCCCTTTATCTCGTGAAGTTTCATACCAAGTATAGGGGCGATCGCCTCAAGAGACATCTTAGCCTCTTTTGCAGCTTGAGACAGTACGCAGCCCGGGAAAAAAGCGAATTCATTTTGCATAAACTACTCCTTGCTAGCAGCTGCTTGTGCTGCTTTTATCATTTTAACTAGATCTTCGTGTCCCTCGATCTCCTCCTCGCCAAATATATGAAGCGGATTCATCTTGCCTGCTAGCATGAGGTTAAACGCGATATCGGTTTTGCCGACCGAGCCTATCACGCCCTCCGAGCGAAGCGCAAGGTAAATTTCGTTCAAGCGGCCCGATCCGTCGACGAGGTCGGTATAAAACGCCTCTGCGTGAGCAGGGCCTGTGCCGTCTTTTAGACCGTTTCTTTGTGCCATCACTCTAAGGCTAGCGATATCGTCAGCCGCGCTTATGCCTTTTGGACAGCGATCGGCGCACTCTTGGCAATGCACGCACATCCAAAGCCCGTTAGTGACGCTTGGTTTTACGTGTATCATAGGATCTTTGCTGCGTGAGTCGTCGGCGGCACGCCATGCGTGAGTAAATACAAAAGGCTGCATATAGTCGCTGCTGTCAGCTTCTAGCTTATTACACTCGGAAGCGCAGCTGCCGCATAGGATGCAGTCCCATTGCTTGCTGATACGATCGAATTCCGCTTGAGTTTGCTTACAGCCTTTTTCCGGTGAAAATTCGCTCTTTGGAACTATCGTCGGACGAATTTTACGTAAATTTTCAATCGAAGGCTCCCAGTCTACTATGAGATCTGATATCACTCTAAAGTTGCCAAGAGGCGAGATCCTGATGGTATCAGGGTTGTCATACTCTTTTAAGAGCTCCTCCATCTTGGTATCACAGGCTAGATATGAATGTCCATTTACTCTAACAGCACAAGCTCCGCATATCGCAGATCGACAAGAGGCGGTGAAATTTAGCGTGATGTCTTTGGTTTGCTTTATCAAAAGCAAGACTGAAAGCAAGGTCTTGCCCGCGATCTCCTCGCTAGTTAGAGTGTATTCTTTTTGATATTTTTCTTTTCCGTTGAAGCGGTCTATGATTATTTTCATTGTGGTTTCCTTCCGTCAAGTGGGAACTCGGTAACAACGACAGGCTTATAGCTAAGCTCTAGTTTGCCATCTTTTAAATTTACGATGCTGTGTTTCAAGAAATTTACATCATCGCGCTTTGGATAGTCCTCTCTGGTGTGAGCGCCGCGGCTTTCATGGCGATTTTGTGCGGCCAAACATGCGCAGCGAGACAAAAGGATCAAATTTCCAAGCTCGACATAGTCTGTGAATGCAGTATTCATAACCGAGTTATTATCAGGGATGCGGATATTTTTATATCTAGCCTCTATATCTTCAAGAGCGGCTGATAAAGCGTCAAGCTGAGCTTGGGTCCTAAAGATACCCATATTGTCCCAGTTTTGTTTACCAAGCTCCTCGCGAAGGGTATACATCTCATGCACTTCTCCGCTACCGTTTGCTATCTCTTTAAATTTATCCTGCCACATTTTAGCTAGCTGTTTAGTCCTCTCGCCTTTGCCAAACGTAGCGTCTTTTGCATAGTTCGTAGCTCCCATGCCGGCAAGCCTACCGGTGACCACCGCATCAGTCAGAGAATTTCCTCCTAAACGGTTAGCGCCGTGGATAGATATACAAGAGGCCTCGCCGCCGACGAAGATCCCTGGTATCTTGGTGCTCATATCGTCTATCTTGACTACTTCTATGCCGCCCATCGAGTAGTGAGCTGTCGGACGGATAGGAACCGGCTGCTCCACAAGGTCGATATTTTGGAAAAGAAGCGCTATGTGCCTGATCTTTGGAAGGGACTTCATGATCTTTTCTTTACCAAGGTGACGAACATCGATCAAAACATACGAGCCAAGCCCTTCGCCGTATCCCCTACCCTCGCGGATCTCGGTCTCTATCGCACGAGCCACTACGTCACGAGGAGCTAGCTCCATTTTTTCGTGGTAGTTTTTCATAAAGCGTTCGCCTTTGTTGTTTAAAAGGTATCCGCCCTCGCCGCGAGCCGCCTCTGTTATGAGTGTTCCGCCGTTTGCTACACCTGTAGGGTGAAACTGAAGCATCTCTGGATCTTCAAAGCCAAGTCCTGCTCTAAGAGCGGCTGCTACGCCGTCTCCGGTCGCGATATACGGGGTAGATGTGCGGTTATAAAAGATCCTCGTGTATCCGCCGGTCGCAACGACTAGAGCCTTGCAAAGCACAGGGTAAATTTCACCGGTTTGGATATTGCGAAGCACGACGCCCTCACATTTGCCCTCATCTACACCGATCTCAAGGAGCTCGTGATCCATTAAAAATTTCACGCCGTTACTGATAGCCTCGTCAAGACAGGCGTGCATGAGGATATGTCCGGTTTTATCGGCTGAGTAGTTGCAGCGCTTTTTAGATGCGCCACCCATGAAGCGTTGAGCCACGCCGCCTTTATCGGTCCTTGAAAATAAAGTACCGATGTAGTCCATGTCAAATATCGCCTTACCGGCTAGCTCGCAAAATTTCAAAGCGGCGTCTTGATCGACTAGATATGCACCGCCCTTTACGGTGTCATAGGCATGAAGCTTGTATGAGTCGCCGTTGCTAAAATCAGTAACGCCGTTGATGCCGCCCTCCGCCATACAGGTCGCATTTCTTGAAGGCATCATCTTAGTCGCCACGACAACGGTTAAATTCGGGTTATTTTTCCTTACGGCCACGGCTGCACGAAGTCCGGCGCCGCCAGAGCCTATGACTAGCACGTCGCAAGATGGAAGGCCGCCCTCGTTACCTTTTGGCATATCAGCCGCTAGGACACTCGTCGCACTAGAGCTAGCGGCTAATGCGCTAACGCTAATACAGGCTGTTTGTAGAAATTCTCTTCTGGTAAATTGTTAACTCATTGATATTTCCTATTAAATCAAAATAAAAATACAAGCATAAAATCGCTTTATGCACCGCTTGACAAATGCCATCTTCACCTTTTTTAGAATTTTAAATCGACCCACCAGCTCCTTTGAAATTTCACATCATAAAAATTATATTTTTTTTAAAAATTAATCTTTACAACTAAGGTTTGGATATTACAGTAAATTTACTTAAGGTTTTATCAAAAAGATAAGTTAATTGATATGAGAGTAAATTTCAAAAATTTTAATATGGATTGCTTGTATTTAGGCTTTTATATAAAATTATATATTTTTAAATTTTAAAATTTTACGTTTTTGGTATTCAGTATCAAATAATATAAGATAATCGATAAATACCGTATATAGCATGATTTTATAATAAATTCTAATCAAATTATTAGACTTCTCTTAATGTGTCTATAAATATAAAAATTTTATCTTTTTTATAAAATTTCAGAAACTATCATAAATGACAGACTATGTGAAAGATGATTTTTTCATGAGATTTTGTGCGGGAGCGAGTGGGCAAATAAATAGTAAGATTTTGCTTAGTGCTTATTAAAACATTATAAAATTTATAGCCGGTAAATCAACCGGCTATAAATAAATCAAAGCTCGGCTTTTAGTTGCTTCGCCCATTTTTCCAGCCTTGCTTCGTAAGCTGCATCGCCTTTGGTATCAATAGCCAGACCGATGAATTTCCCGTTTATGAAAGACTGCGAATGATCGAATTTATAGCCATCATTTGGTGTAGCTCCGATCAGTTTGGCTTTTTTGATGCATGGCAGAAACTCGACCGCACCGCCGCAAAAGCTATCAGGATGACGCTCTTGATTGCCCACGGCTAGTATGGCTACCTTTTTGCCGCTTAGATCGGTATTTTTGAGCGTCTCTAGCTTTGCTTCCCAGTCCTTTTGAAGCTCACCAAACCCATAACTAGGGCTTGCTAGTATCAAAAGATCGAATTTTAAAAAATCCTCGCTACCGACGTCTTTTACCGGCAAAATTTCAGCTCCCAGTTTAGACGCCAGATACTCGCAAGTTTTTTGCGTATCGCCCTTGCCTGTGGCGTAGAAAATTCCTATTTTACTCATCGTTTCTCCTTTGAAAATAAAAGAGTATTTTACTCCGTTTAGCTTAAATTTGACACTGTTTTGCGTATTTTATGCCTAGCTCATAGGCCTTTTCGTTCGCCTCGCGCACCTTTGGTGGCACCGATGAGAGCATCTCGTTTTTGACCGCGTCTGCGTCCATGCACTCGCTCATCGTGACGGCTACGCCAAGAGCGACTACGCTTTGGGTGATGACGTTGCCGACCTCGTCTTTTGCGATCGAGATGATCGGGATCTCATAGATTTTCCAGCGCCTTTTGTCCTCGTCGCTAGGAGTGACTAAATTTGGCTCGACGACGATCACACCGCCATCTTTTACGCCATCTTTAAAGAGGTTATAGCTAGTCTGCGCGGTCGCTAGCATAAAGTCTATCTCGCCCTCGTTCGCGTAAGGATATAAAATTTCCTTTTCATCTAAGATGATATCGACCTTCGTCGGGCCTCCACGCACCTGCGAGGTATAAGTCGATGCCTTTACACCGTACCCGCCCTCTTTTATCTTTGCCGCGGCTAAAATTTCACCCGCCAGGATGACGCCCTGACCGCCCACACCGACGAACCTAAGTTGCTTTTTCACGCCAGCTCCTTAAAATCGATCTTCACGCCGTCACGTGCAGCTGCTATGACCTTTGCGTAGGCTTTTGTGTATTCGGTTTTGCCGGTATCTTCATGAAGCACGCCAAGCGGGTAAATCTCGCCAAGCTGTGCCCTCTCATCATCCGTCAGAGCGTCAAATTTAGCTTTATTCATCGTGCACTTCTTGATCCACTCCAAATTTTGCACCGCCTCGCCCATTTTATTTTTGCGGCCTAAATTTATATGGCAGTTTGAAAATACGTCAAAAAAGCTGTATCCGTCGTGTTTAAAGCCTTGCACGAAAAGCTTTGTGAGCTTTTCTGGCTCTATGACGTTACCGCGCGCTACAAAGGTCGCTCCGGCGGCAGTCGCCAGCTTGCACGCATCAAAGCTTGGATCGATGTTGCCGTATTGCGCCGTGACCGTCCACATCCCGCGAGGCGTGGTCGGGCTGGTTTGAGAGTTTGTGAGCGCATAGATGAAGTTGTTTATCAGGATATGATTTAGCCCGATATTACGCCTACAGCCGTGGATCGTATGGTTGCCCCCGATAGCCAGCCCATCGCCGTCTCCTGTTATCACGATCACGTGTTTATCGGGGTTTGCCAGCTTCACACCTGTGGCATAGGCGATGGCTCTGCCGTGTGTGGTGTGGATCGTGTTACAATCCACATACGAGCTAAAGCGCCCCGAGCAGCCTATGCCAGAGACCACGCAGACATCGTTCATATCCCAGCCTACGGCGTCGATCGCGCGGATCATGCTTTTTAGTATCACGCCGTCGCCACATCCCCAGCACCAAAGCGTAGGCATCTTGTCCGTTCGCAGATATTTATCGTAATCAAAAGCCAT containing:
- a CDS encoding thiamine phosphate synthase, translating into MFKILIIADPKLAKGDLLGRVAGFCEAGADAVLLRAKFLNEEEFRTLAISVKQICDKFGREFIINQFFNVACELKSSFWLTSAQIDLLQNFSDTSDKFGLNFIKFKDFKDMATKFTAASPAPKIYGPAHDLAQAEISAKFADILIASHIFATSCKAGLKPKGLALIRKIKARVDRQIYALGGINKLNFRSVLDVGADGICLMSEAMRCENEREFINGFLADTLV
- the sdhE gene encoding 8-methylmenaquinol:fumarate reductase membrane anchor subunit, which codes for MQNEFAFFPGCVLSQAAKEAKMSLEAIAPILGMKLHEIKGWSCCGASQAQDVDPIATLVANARNIALAEQMKMPMLTTCSTCMLTLTRAKTTLDKGAKDRINTFLAEGNMKYEGSNEITSLLWVLYQNVENLKSKVVKPLSNLKVALFYGCHSLRPEKAFDNRESSVNPKSFETVVSALGATIVPFEKRLDCCGFHASYPAVNSVKKMSSQIVNNASENKADCVVTPCPLCQMQLDIYQERYQDFTGSSARLPIIHLSQLVGLALGLSKEDLGLDYNIVDATKIA
- the sdhB gene encoding 8-methylmenaquinol:fumarate reductase iron-sulfur subunit — translated: MKIIIDRFNGKEKYQKEYTLTSEEIAGKTLLSVLLLIKQTKDITLNFTASCRSAICGACAVRVNGHSYLACDTKMEELLKEYDNPDTIRISPLGNFRVISDLIVDWEPSIENLRKIRPTIVPKSEFSPEKGCKQTQAEFDRISKQWDCILCGSCASECNKLEADSSDYMQPFVFTHAWRAADDSRSKDPMIHVKPSVTNGLWMCVHCQECADRCPKGISAADDIASLRVMAQRNGLKDGTGPAHAEAFYTDLVDGSGRLNEIYLALRSEGVIGSVGKTDIAFNLMLAGKMNPLHIFGEEEIEGHEDLVKMIKAAQAAASKE
- a CDS encoding flavodoxin domain-containing protein; protein product: MSKIGIFYATGKGDTQKTCEYLASKLGAEILPVKDVGSEDFLKFDLLILASPSYGFGELQKDWEAKLETLKNTDLSGKKVAILAVGNQERHPDSFCGGAVEFLPCIKKAKLIGATPNDGYKFDHSQSFINGKFIGLAIDTKGDAAYEARLEKWAKQLKAEL
- a CDS encoding 2-oxoacid:acceptor oxidoreductase family protein; its protein translation is MKKQLRFVGVGGQGVILAGEILAAAKIKEGGYGVKASTYTSQVRGGPTKVDIILDEKEILYPYANEGEIDFMLATAQTSYNLFKDGVKDGGVIVVEPNLVTPSDEDKRRWKIYEIPIISIAKDEVGNVITQSVVALGVAVTMSECMDADAVKNEMLSSVPPKVREANEKAYELGIKYAKQCQI
- a CDS encoding 2-oxoglutarate ferredoxin oxidoreductase subunit beta, producing MAFDYDKYLRTDKMPTLWCWGCGDGVILKSMIRAIDAVGWDMNDVCVVSGIGCSGRFSSYVDCNTIHTTHGRAIAYATGVKLANPDKHVIVITGDGDGLAIGGNHTIHGCRRNIGLNHILINNFIYALTNSQTSPTTPRGMWTVTAQYGNIDPSFDACKLATAAGATFVARGNVIEPEKLTKLFVQGFKHDGYSFFDVFSNCHINLGRKNKMGEAVQNLEWIKKCTMNKAKFDALTDDERAQLGEIYPLGVLHEDTGKTEYTKAYAKVIAAARDGVKIDFKELA